ATGAATTTCATGCCCCTATACACTGGCCTTTGTTAAAATTTTTCTCTCCTATGTTCCATTATAATGAAATCATTTCTATATCTTGTATGGTAATTGTGAACATTGATTGCCTATTGAATGAGTGCTCCTATAGTCTAGTAGTAAGTGAATTCAATTGTGTTGCAGTCGTTTGAAGACCTGGAGTTCAGCCTGCTGGAGGAGAGGCGTGCTGTGCTGTCGCGACGCGAGGAGGTAGGGCGGGAGGCGTCGGAGGCGGCCGCCAGGTGTGGCGAGCGGCGGGGGCGGCTGCAGGCGCTGGAAGGGCAGCGACAGGCGGCAGAGACGCAGGCAGCCGCCTCCGCTCATCAGCTACAGCTGCAGCGGCTCCAGCTGCTAAGGCATATCGAGGAGGCTCGCAGTCGACTGATGCTGCTCGACCAACACAGGGTTAGCAACTTTTACCCTGacatcaaaaaaaaaatctcagtaattttaatcgtgattaattttaggataaccaatcagagaagttgGTTCTCAATTAATCACGATTGTGATTAATTTTAGGAACTAATTAGAGAAGTTGGCTCTTGATTAATCAcgattatgattaataattttaggagaaccaattagagaattTGGTTCTTGATTAATCACGATTGTGATTAATTTTAGGGTAAACAATTAGAGAACTTGGTTCTCGATTTATCACGATAGTGATTCATTTttggagaaccaatcagagaagggttATCAAAATGTATAAACCAAGGATGATAAAGTATTAGGAGTGGATCCCCACCCCTCCCACCGAAGCCGCTTATTTGGACGGCAGCCATCTTGTGGTAGGTAGGAAAGTACATGCTCTTATGGAGAAAGcttattttttgttgattttcaatgatttattacgatttttaaaattttaatcatgGTATCTTTATTCGCTGCATATGGGTGTACTAATCGTGTATCGAAAAAGTCACCTGATACATTTCACAGGtaattattagttttatcaTGTTTATTGCATTTAACATTACTTGTTTACTATTAAAAAGTCAATGATTTCTCTTTGAAATAGTAGGCTAGATATTCTTGAAAACTTCTTTTGTATGAAGAaaaaattttttatatcatcgatttgaataataatgtcaACTGTAGGAGTGATTTAAGAATTTACCAAAAATGTGGCAAGCCACCAACAATGTTTACACTAAACTTTGATGTAGGTCACCCGCTTCAAATTTATGTTGTTATCGAATTGCtattttattgtgataataGTCGTatgaattttgttcaattttgaaCAACTAGAAATTTTAAGACAATTAACTGGGCTAGTAAAGTGAACTTCAGTCCCAAAATTGTGACTTTGGTGCGACCaaacatttcattattattattattattattattaaatatgcatccaaataatctatatatacaAAGATAcctttacaaaaataatatagatgTAATTATGTGtattatatgtattatattaaacATTCAAATGCAATACAGTGGCTCTGGAAGAagaactgaatattttctaaggCCAGAATAGTAGCTCTGAAAGAagaactgaatattttctaaggCCAGAATAGTGGCTCTGGAagaactgaatattttctaaggCCAGAATAGTGGCTCTGGAAGAagaactgaatattttctaaggCCAGAATAGTGGCTCTGGAAGAagaactgaatattttctaaggCCAGAATAGTGGCTCTGGAagaactgaatattttctaaggCCAGAATAGTGGCTCTGGGAGAagaactgaatattttctaaggCCAGAATAGTGGCTCTGGAGAagaactgaatattttctaaggCAGAATAGTGGCTCTGGAAGAagaactgaatattttctaaggCCAGAATAGTGGCTCTGGAAGAagaactgaatattttctaaggCCAGAATAGTGGCTCTGGAAGAagaactgaatattttctaaggCCAGAATAGTGGCTCTGGAAGAagaactgaatattttctaaggCCAGAATAGTGGCTCTGGAAGAAGAACTAAATATTTTCTAAGGCCAGAATAGTGGCTCTGGAAGAagaactgaatattttctaaggCCAGAATAGTGGCTCTGGAAGAagaactgaatattttctaaggCCAGAATAGTGGCTCTGGAAGAAGAACAGAATATTTTCTAAGGCCAGAATAGTGGCTCTGGAAGAagaactgaatattttctaaggCCAGAATAGTGGCTCTGGAagaactgaatattttctaaggCCAGAATAGTGGCTCTGGAAGAagaactgaatattttctaaggCCAGAATAGTGGCTCTGGAAGAagaactgaatattttctaaggCCAGAATAGTGGCTCTGGAAGAagaactgaatattttctaaggCCAGAACCGGATATTTTATGCTTCGAAGACGAGGTTCTAAGACCTGATTTTAATTTCCTACAGAAATGTAAGGCTGTTGTTGGCATCAAAACCATTGTTTGAAAAActgtttaaaattatattttttccattggtTACAGGATAGTAAGAAGCAGAGCCAAGATGATTTGGACAGGATATCGAGGGTGACATCGGTGCACCGATGGAAGTCTCAACCAATTCACTCGGCAGAAGAACAATAGCATCCTTACAAGAAATTGAACGGAATAGGCAGCTGCATCTCGCTAAACAAGGTAAGCCACAACTCTTTGGATTTTTAACAGAAATGTCCTTATAGATATGGGAATATCATCTAGGATAGAATTGATATGCATCCAAGTAAATAGATTGGTAAGATTGATGGTCACTTGACAACTCGCGTAGGTTGTCTCATTTTTGCCAAAAAgatcattttgatttttatttcaaccCAAGGATTccaacaaaaaatttataaaattgttggAACTTtgaccgcttgagccaactATAGTGTTGTACAATCGCTTCCCGGtgattcggaacccacctaaaactccATTCTTATCACCATCCGcctcatcacccacgcacaagcctagagcttatgtgggcatcaccctcagaaaaaaatcattgtCAGTCGATGAAAATGTGCAGTAGGTACAAATTACAACCACCACAGCACAATTTCCGCCAATCACCCTATAGCTTCAGTAGTTGGTGGGATGCCTATTGAATTTGAAACCTGTATATTTTTGAGGGTCAAAGTGGTGTGACAGGTATGACTAAATttgatcatagagaaaagatagcataaatagatatcccat
This genomic stretch from Nilaparvata lugens isolate BPH unplaced genomic scaffold, ASM1435652v1 scaffold5162, whole genome shotgun sequence harbors:
- the LOC120355903 gene encoding uncharacterized protein LOC120355903, which gives rise to MQVNGETNDDMESFEDLEFSLLEERRAVLSRREEVGREASEAAARCGERRGRLQALEGQRQAAETQAAASAHQLQLQRLQLLRHIEEARSRLMLLDQHRDSKKQSQDDLDRISRVTSVHRWKSQPIHSAEEQ